From a single Couchioplanes caeruleus genomic region:
- a CDS encoding IPT/TIG domain-containing protein, whose product MRLTSRTLTRGWMLLAAAVITAAPVSVSATAAEAATGRPSALPHAVGGLLPSAGRTPARVRGGAGALDVLPTSVDLRSYAPSPGDQGQIGSCVAWSIGYSIMGYYANRTSGAGAPYAPLFLYMRNVAPGGAPNAGLNPDAVLANAQSAGVDTQSDYWQGTTNWQSAPTAGQIANARNYRVSGWTRLFNGAGQGATAKTSIMQALASGSPVALGIPVFRDFMYLRTHTVYSTLTGTNLGGHMIAAYGYDAQGVLIRNSWGTGWGNAGDAKLSWDFVTRQVSGAYTVSGITTPAAPVAIAPTVAALSVAKGTAGTSVTITGAGLAGATSVRFGATAAQFEPVTSGGVTKLVAVAPAHAIETVDVTVSNDAGTSATGPAGKFTYVPPPPGITGLSPASVLVFGGQTVTLTGTDLTGVTAVKIGTSSAPAKAVTATSLSFAAPAKTAGTYPVTVTNKAGTSTTAGSITYENPPPPVVAALTPAGGLTYRTTPVVVTGTYLTGVTKVTVDGRNVPFAKVSDTQLKVTLPAHAAGQAALRITTPGGENTTGSFTYVAPPVPEITSVTPNSGFTYARTPVVVTGANFTESTKLTVGGVTVPYTKVSDTQLKVTLPVHAAGAFQLRLTTPGGTTAEVPGAQFTWIAPPPPAVTALSTTTGSTRTTTTVTVTGTNLTAASKVTAGTATVPFVRVSDTTLRLTVPARAAGPASIVVTTPGGVSEPASFAFVAPAALSARSHTVPGGTGMALFVY is encoded by the coding sequence ATGCGCCTGACTTCCCGCACCCTCACCCGCGGCTGGATGCTGCTCGCCGCCGCGGTCATCACCGCGGCGCCGGTGAGCGTCTCCGCGACCGCCGCCGAGGCCGCCACCGGCCGCCCCTCCGCCCTGCCGCACGCCGTCGGGGGGCTGCTGCCGAGCGCCGGCCGCACCCCGGCGCGGGTCCGTGGCGGCGCCGGGGCGCTCGATGTCCTGCCCACCTCCGTCGATCTGCGCTCGTACGCGCCGTCCCCCGGCGACCAGGGTCAGATCGGTTCCTGCGTGGCGTGGTCCATCGGCTACAGCATCATGGGCTACTACGCGAACCGTACGTCGGGCGCCGGAGCCCCGTACGCGCCGCTCTTCCTGTACATGCGCAACGTGGCGCCCGGAGGCGCGCCGAACGCCGGCCTGAACCCGGACGCCGTGCTCGCGAACGCGCAGTCCGCCGGCGTCGACACCCAGTCCGACTACTGGCAGGGCACCACGAACTGGCAGAGCGCGCCGACCGCGGGCCAGATCGCCAACGCCCGCAACTACCGGGTCAGCGGCTGGACCCGGCTGTTCAACGGGGCCGGCCAGGGCGCCACGGCCAAGACCTCGATCATGCAGGCGCTGGCCTCGGGCAGCCCGGTCGCCCTGGGCATCCCGGTCTTCCGGGACTTCATGTACCTGCGCACCCACACCGTCTACTCGACGCTCACTGGCACGAACCTCGGCGGCCACATGATCGCCGCGTACGGGTACGACGCGCAGGGTGTGCTGATCCGCAACTCGTGGGGTACGGGCTGGGGCAACGCGGGCGACGCCAAGCTGTCCTGGGACTTCGTGACCCGGCAGGTGTCGGGCGCGTACACGGTCAGCGGGATCACCACCCCGGCCGCGCCGGTCGCGATCGCGCCCACCGTCGCCGCCCTGTCGGTCGCCAAGGGCACCGCCGGCACCTCGGTGACGATCACCGGTGCGGGGCTGGCCGGGGCGACCTCGGTCCGGTTCGGCGCCACCGCGGCGCAGTTCGAGCCGGTCACCTCGGGCGGCGTGACCAAGCTGGTGGCGGTCGCTCCCGCGCACGCCATCGAGACCGTCGACGTCACGGTCTCGAACGACGCCGGCACCAGTGCCACCGGCCCGGCCGGCAAGTTCACGTACGTCCCGCCACCGCCCGGCATCACCGGCCTGAGCCCGGCCAGTGTCCTCGTCTTCGGCGGGCAGACCGTCACGCTCACCGGCACGGATCTGACCGGCGTCACGGCCGTGAAGATCGGCACGTCGTCCGCGCCCGCGAAGGCCGTCACCGCGACGTCGCTCAGCTTCGCCGCACCGGCGAAGACCGCCGGCACCTACCCGGTCACGGTCACCAACAAGGCCGGCACCAGCACGACGGCCGGCTCGATCACGTACGAGAACCCGCCGCCGCCCGTGGTCGCCGCGCTGACGCCGGCCGGCGGGCTGACCTACCGGACGACGCCGGTCGTGGTCACCGGCACCTACCTGACCGGCGTCACGAAGGTCACGGTGGACGGTCGGAACGTCCCCTTCGCCAAGGTCTCCGACACCCAGCTGAAGGTCACCCTGCCCGCGCACGCGGCGGGACAGGCGGCCCTGCGGATCACCACCCCGGGCGGGGAGAACACGACCGGATCCTTCACGTACGTCGCCCCGCCGGTCCCCGAGATCACGTCGGTCACGCCGAACAGCGGGTTCACGTACGCCCGCACCCCGGTCGTCGTGACGGGGGCCAACTTCACCGAGTCCACCAAGCTGACCGTGGGCGGCGTGACCGTGCCGTACACGAAGGTCTCGGACACGCAGCTCAAGGTGACCCTGCCGGTGCACGCGGCCGGCGCCTTCCAGCTGCGGCTGACCACCCCGGGCGGCACGACCGCGGAGGTTCCCGGCGCCCAGTTCACCTGGATCGCCCCGCCGCCCCCGGCGGTCACCGCACTGAGCACGACGACCGGCTCGACCCGCACCACGACCACGGTGACGGTCACCGGCACGAACCTGACCGCGGCCTCGAAGGTCACGGCGGGCACAGCGACCGTACCGTTCGTCCGGGTCTCGGACACCACCCTCCGGCTCACGGTCCCGGCGCGGGCCGCCGGCCCGGCGAGCATCGTGGTGACGACGCCGGGCGGGGTGAGCGAGCCGGCGTCGTTCGCCTTCGTCGCCCCGGCGGCGCTCTCGGCGCGATCCCACACAGTCCCGGGTGGCACGGGGATGGCCCTGTTCGTCTACTGA
- a CDS encoding LuxR C-terminal-related transcriptional regulator: MIRILLVADAILLRTALGAALSHHHDLDVVAEATSTEVTPELLGSWDPELVVVDLDTLSPSVTGALDTITGHEPGGAVLALTTGAASGALRHALCRKVQAFLSKDCRVQDLVDAVRRVAAGERFIEPCLAAAVVRRHASPLTARERDVLRLAAEGMSVREISSALFLTAGTVRTYLSTIIHKTGARSRVEAIRTATESDWL; encoded by the coding sequence GTGATCCGCATTCTGCTGGTCGCCGACGCCATCCTGCTCAGAACCGCTCTGGGCGCAGCCCTGTCCCACCACCACGACCTCGATGTGGTCGCCGAGGCGACGAGCACCGAGGTGACCCCGGAACTGCTCGGCAGCTGGGACCCGGAGCTCGTCGTCGTCGACCTCGACACGCTCAGCCCGTCGGTCACCGGCGCCCTCGACACGATCACCGGCCATGAGCCCGGCGGCGCCGTCCTGGCCCTGACCACCGGAGCCGCCTCGGGTGCGCTGCGGCACGCCCTCTGCCGCAAGGTGCAGGCGTTCCTCAGCAAGGACTGCCGCGTCCAGGACCTGGTGGACGCCGTCCGCCGGGTCGCCGCGGGGGAACGGTTCATCGAGCCGTGCCTCGCCGCCGCGGTGGTACGCCGGCACGCCAGCCCGCTCACCGCCCGGGAACGGGACGTGCTGCGGCTTGCCGCCGAGGGCATGTCCGTACGGGAGATCTCCAGCGCCCTGTTCCTGACCGCCGGCACGGTCCGCACCTACCTGTCGACGATCATCCACAAGACGGGCGCGCGCAGCCGGGTCGAGGCGATCCGCACGGCCACCGAGTCGGACTGGCTGTGA